The proteins below come from a single cyanobiont of Ornithocercus magnificus genomic window:
- a CDS encoding high light inducible protein, producing MASESASATNDQWFQNTAARQIHMEQLKRVERFNGRMAMLGIVIGVITEGLTGAGIAHQIGLGPLVDGYTACRTQFLPFCF from the coding sequence ATGGCTTCAGAGTCTGCTTCAGCAACCAACGATCAGTGGTTTCAAAATACAGCTGCCCGCCAAATACACATGGAGCAGCTCAAGAGAGTTGAGCGCTTTAACGGCCGCATGGCAATGCTTGGTATAGTTATAGGGGTAATCACTGAAGGGCTGACAGGAGCAGGAATTGCCCACCAGATTGGCCTCGGTCCTTTAGTAGATGGATATACTGCCTGCCGCACCCAATTTCTACCCTTTTGCTTTTAG